The genomic window TCCTGCCACTATTTAATTTGGTTCCACTTCACTAAAAACCAAAAAAGTTACATTCACAGTCACCTACTTATAATCTGTAAAAATATTGTGCAACTGGTGtcccaacaacaacaaaaaatgctcttttttttaatatatgtaATCGTATTGAGAGTAGGCATATACTGGTTAGTGGCATGACTCGTGCTATAGAGACATTTGATTCTCTTGAGGGGGGAGGTGGGGATCGAAAGTGAAATTCTTTAGTTTTTGTCgtagagcaatgaaatttggcatgcttaCTGGAAACTGCGCTAAATGATAAATGACAAAGTTTCATTCAGCTATCTCCAGTAGTTCTGGCATTATAAATTTTTTTATCCATCAGTGTACTACCAAACTTGCCCAAAGCCTGGTGTGACAAAAAAACATGGTAGAAGCCTATAGTTGCTCTTACATTTTAGCCATTGGGATGGTTGATGTCGTGACAttctgcaaatatttttatgaCTCTGTTTTTATTTTACAGAGAACATTGTATACATGCTTGTAAATGTGGTCGTTATCATAATGTGAAATTAGCTTAGGAGTAAAAATACTGAGGTAGTAATAAACAAATATGAAAACGTCACGACATAGAAAATTCACTGAGGAACACAATGCAAAAAACCACATGAAAATCCGTCAAGCCATagtcatgcaagcatcgtggcaaGCTGGACAGTCGGGTCAAAACACGTTTCTGAGAAAACTGGCGTTAAAGTTCAGTCAGTAAAGGTCCATCAAAATGCCCCGGGACTGTAATACTTTGTGTCTTTGCTTGCGAGGGTCTTCTTACgtcctttctctttcattttttctgcactgcgtgcttttcgttttctttgctGGTCTTTTTCTTTAGCTCTTTGAAGGGCGAGGCTAGCAGGTTTGATGCCCACGGACTTGCACATTTCAGTGTAGGCTCGCAAATTCCCAAAATTGTAGCGTGCAACTGCTTCATGTACTGTtgtctccactgcgaacaatgaaGCGTGTTGGTCCTTTGAAGTCAGTGACCAAATAACTGAATGCAAGCTTTCCGCCGCATTCTGAGTTTTGTTGCCTTTGCATCGCTCCAACAGTTGCGGGTCAGAGAGACGTTGGTATACAGGCAGCAGAGCCTCCGCTACACGTTTCGACAGGTTATACCTGTGAGGTGGTGCTGGCTCCATTTTGGCCTGTGCTGAACGATGTTTGCACCAGCTATCAGGGCCAGGTGGGCAGAGCTCATGGTGaggctcgtcgtcggtggacgTGACGTGATAAAAAGTGGCCATCACGGCCCTTTGCATGTCAGGGACACTTGTGTGTTTTCGCAAGGCTAACCCGTAGTAGCTGGTCAGTTTTTTAATCAACTCCTGCGTCAGTCCACCTCTCCCACCCAATGGCTCCCCTTTCTTAGCTCTTGTCACCAGTGTGCGGAGAGCGGTACCCATTCTCTTCTGCACATGGTTCACGCAGTCTTCTTTGGTCAGTGGTATGAAGCCGTACACCTCATCTTTGCACAGAGCAAGATAGGTTCGGCTGTCACCATCACATATAATGTTGGTGTAGCGGAGGCCATACCTGCTGACAGAGCGCCTGAAAAGTGTCAGAGCAGCCTCCACTTCCATCTGTCCGGAGCCAACATCAGTATTCTTCTGACATTGATGTTTCTCAGCCCAAGTGACGAAGTTGGGGTCGCTCTCTGCTGGTTGTTGACAACACCCAAGACAGAAGTTGGAAAGGACTGTGCAATCCAGCACAAGCCCCGTGTAAAACTCAATAATACATCCTACCCCAATGTGTGAGCTGTGGCCTCTTGTAAGCCACGTGCCGTCATACACAACTGTGATGTTGTTTGGGCTTGATGGCTGCATCTTACTGTACACGTCTTTTACCGCAAGCACAGCATCTGCAAAGATGTTTTGTGCAGCTTCCTCTGCTCCtggtttgaatgttttttttaggTGTTCCTGATAGGTTTTTTGATGAATGCCCCGATGAGAGACATTCATTGTAGCCCAGAAGTCATTCAGGgcagtgggcccttttccaatggACTTGATTGCTTGCATGGCTCTTAGGTTGACTTCAAAAGCCCTTCCTTCGGATTTTCTACTGGATGACCAAGGTGAATGAATAGGGCCACAGGAAGCACACAAAAGTACCAGTTTTACTGCCAGGCCCAATTTTGTCCCATGCTGCACTGACAAAGTCTTCTTACAACATTTTGGGCAGAGTGCAGGTCCTATTAGGGAATTCATGGCAGAAACCTGAATTAGGGTGAACTCATCCTCTTTTGTTGCCGATGTTTGCTCCGTTTGCTGCGCGAACCCGAACTTCCGCTCCGTTGCCGACACCTCGCGAAGTGCATCGCGGACACTTCTGGCTTGCTTCTCGGCGCCTTCCGAGGACACGAAACGAGGTTCCAGGTGTATTTGAACGGTGCGCTTCCGCTGAGGCAAACGATCGCCGACATCCTGGACAGCTGGCACCACGTCGTCGTCCGCCGCCGCGAAAACGAAACTTTTCTCGCGTTCACACCGCACCGTGATGCCGCGGCTAGTTGATGGCCCCGGGTCTTCAGTGTCACTGCCAGGCGTCGATTCACCGTCACTTTGAACAGCCGGCACCGCATCGTCACCCGCCGCAGCGAAAACGAAACTTCTTTCGCGTTCGGGCCGCACCGCAACGTCGCGGCTAGTTGACGGCCCCGCGTCATAGGCCTCACTGCCGAGCATCGGCAGCGAGCAGGTGTCGGCTTCCGACGACACGTAGCTTGGTGGCGACGCGGTACTCGGTTCGTCTGATTCaatcgctgctgactgcttcgtttTCCCAACAGGAGGCTTGCGTTTACGCTTCCCGTAAGCGTACTTCGTCCGGTACTTCGTCCTGCGCTTCCGGTCCACGCGACGATCCATTGCGGGCGCTAAGCCTCGCGCTAGAGAAGAGTTGGCGTATCGGCGACCGTATCGGCGTATCGGCAGGGGATTCGCAAACTATAGTGCGCCAGCGTGTGCGTAGCAGACGTGCGTGCGCGGAGCAGACGACCAGCGCAAGCAAGCGCGTCCCAGCAGCCACTCACAGAGCGCGCTCAGTACCACGTGACAGGAGCGACCAATGGGTGCGCGTCTAAGGCGTCGCGGATGCCTTCGCATTTTTTCTGTTTGTGCGTTTATCTTAGCTCGTAGAGTCGTGGTTTCACCGGGAGAAGTACGGCGGTGAAGCAAGCTTTCCAGTGACACCAAGCTTTCCGCGAGCGGCGGCGAAGGCGCGGAAGTATCGCGCTCGGAAATGGGCCATTTTCGCGCAGATTTCAGCCAGCTTTTTGCGATCCGCGGtcagaaaaacattttttaagcTTACTTTGAGATCGTTTTCGGCGGAAATATTTTTAGATATGATAGAAATGGTGATGCAGAATCCAAATCTGCCCTTATCCAAAATTCGTTTTTTTGCGAGAATTTCGCGATTTGAtccccgcgtccccccttaaagacATGTCACATCAAGTTTGAATTTACATTTCAAGGAGCAATACCTAATAATACTGGCAACGAAAATAcgttgatcaatcaatcaatcaaacagtcAATTGTTGCTCTCCTTAAGCCGATGTGGCATGGTGTGCTAATTCCGACCCAGCATGTGCTCTCGTAAATGAATACATCTCTCAATCACTCAATTAGCTAGATGTCAAGTTAAGGACGTTTTTAAGAACTATTCTCCCCTAGTTATAATGCATAACATTTCTTTGTTGAGTACACAGACGGCAAATGTGTACTATGGTTTGAATCACCCTGATGCAAAGTTTAAAGAATAGCCCATACATACTAAATGGAAGCTTATCCCGGCCTATTTTTCAGATTTTCTACAAAGCGGAAGGTGATGTGGAAGAAGCCATGGAAGCAGTCCCAGCAACACCAACTGCCTACACCATCACCGACCTGCGGCGCTTCACCAGGTATTCAGTGCAGCTACTGGCATTCAATCCGGCTGGTGACGGTCCACGGTCCAAGTCACTGCAAGTCCACACGCAGGCCGACCGTGAgtgatgccttcaccatgctgtGAACAAGAGTTATGCAGTCTCGATCCAATTTTTTATTCGCTTTATTCCATACTCCAAAGGCATGGGGGTGTAATGTTACTAGCAAGTTTTCTTTGTTGCGTCGCTTTGTAGAAAATGGACAATAGGAGTATTCGAAGCAAATATGCAGTTTGTCTGCATTCTCAGAGCTTATACAGCATACTTAACATAAcatagctttattttttttataacttTATTTTCCCTTTATTTTATTAAATGTGTGACTATATTATACAGATTATGAATATATGACCTaccataattactcgaatctaacgcgcaccgtTTTTATGGTTAAGCGAGtttataaatcgcatgcgcgttagaatcgagtttgaaaagaaaaatgaatacagtcattctattgccatcggcattttcaaaatggccgcccccctacgtgcgtcggcatggcacgtcggccatttctgcctatgtgtttcccatgtgcgacacctcgtacatgtgctgaggagttcgtcatcttgtagtgcattagcatcgacggcatggaagggccgactccaaaaactcgacgagtgcaccacaatgccgcttttaaaagaaaagtcatcgcgtgtgcagaaacggacagaaatcgggccgcatagcggtcgttcggagttcccgaaacgtgcgtgcgggactggtggaaacaaaagcagaagattatcgacagcaaagcttcacgcaaaggcttcagtggaccacagcagggtcggtttccgcaaattgaagagctgctcggctagtttgtgcttgagcagcgagcggcacagcagcccgtgatgacagaactgctccaagtgcgggctatgaagttagccttagaaaaagggatAATGCGGggccagttcaaagcgagcaggtgctggctaactaactgtatgaagaggaaaagcttttccctccgaaggcaaacgggcatatgcgaaaagtttccggaggagtacgatggaaagcttcacagttttcaaaggttcgtcctaaacttgcggcacaacaacggctacctgcttgggcaaatcgggaatgccgatcagacgcctctttactttgacatgcctggcaccacaaccgtcgagaaggagagggcgaagcaagttcgcgtgctgacatcgggccacggtaaaactagagtgacggcaatgctctgttgcacgtcagatgggcacaagcttcccccgtacctcatatttaaatgaaagacacttccgaaaggagtcgttttcccgagtggtgtgatcgtgcgggccaacgagaaaattGGGTGCGTGTTGCAATCGatttcttacctttttttttttccgtcgtggaaaccgggtgcgcgttacaatcgatgACGCGGTAGaaacgagtaaatacggtatggcctagtgaaaaaaaaaaaaaaaagcttgctgacTGACATAGAATGCACACTACTATGGCGAATTTTATCACCCTTACACTTCAGTCACATGTTCACCGCACATGTGGTATGAAATATTATTAGAAGAATGGTTGTATTTAGGTATTGTGGCCATTGAGCATGCAGAATGAATGCATGATTGTTCAGGTATCAACACATCTGCCTCCTTCACTTTTGTAGGACCTGGCCCTCCAGGCCCTTTGGTGTTCACCGACATAACCATGAATTCACTCAACGTCAGCTGGACGCCACCGAAGGAGCCCAACGGGCTTATCACTGGATACCTGGTCAACTATGAAACAGCCGACTTGGACATCGGTGAGATGTCGTCTGGTTTGCTGCTTGGAATGTACAGTAGTGACGGATTGAAATGCTAATTACCACTGGCATATAGgtcaattttgtttttgttttttttttta from Rhipicephalus microplus isolate Deutch F79 chromosome 7, USDA_Rmic, whole genome shotgun sequence includes these protein-coding regions:
- the LOC142767261 gene encoding uncharacterized protein LOC142767261 → MDRRVDRKRRTKYRTKYAYGKRKRKPPVGKTKQSAAIESDEPSTASPPSYVSSEADTCSLPMLGSEAYDAGPSTSRDVAVRPERERSFVFAAAGDDAVPAVQSDGESTPGSDTEDPGPSTSRGITVRCEREKSFVFAAADDDVVPAVQDVGDRLPQRKRTVQIHLEPRFVSSEGAEKQARSVRDALREVSATERKFGFAQQTEQTSATKEDEFTLIQVSAMNSLIGPALCPKCCKKTLSVQHGTKLGLAVKLVLLCASCGPIHSPWSSSRKSEGRAFEVNLRAMQAIKSIGKGPTALNDFWATMNVSHRGIHQKTYQEHLKKTFKPGAEEAAQNIFADAVLAVKDVYSKMQPSSPNNITVVYDGTWLTRGHSSHIGVGCIIEFYTGLVLDCTVLSNFCLGCCQQPAESDPNFVTWAEKHQCQKNTDVGSGQMEVEAALTLFRRSVSRYGLRYTNIICDGDSRTYLALCKDEVYGFIPLTKEDCVNHVQKRMGTALRTLVTRAKKGEPLGGRGGLTQELIKKLTSYYGLALRKHTSVPDMQRAVMATFYHVTSTDDEPHHELCPPGPDSWCKHRSAQAKMEPAPPHRYNLSKRVAEALLPVYQRLSDPQLLERCKGNKTQNAAESLHSVIWSLTSKDQHASLFAVETTVHEAVARYNFGNLRAYTEMCKSVGIKPASLALQRAKEKDQQRKRKARSAEKMKEKGRKKTLASKDTKYYSPGAF